From Nitratidesulfovibrio vulgaris str. Hildenborough, a single genomic window includes:
- a CDS encoding formamidase, with product MGSIGSMNKPSEGMLMGLVQYPVPIVNSRRDIEASVDRICAATAATKAGYPGMDLIVWPEYSTQGLNTKKWVTEEFLMDVEEPLFQRYAQTCKENDVWGVFSIMERNPNKNQMPYNTAVIFNNKGELALKYRKLNPWVPIEPWMPGDLGQPVCDGPGGSKLSLCICHDGMFPEQAREAAYKGCNVYIRISGYSTQVNEQWILTNRSNAWHNLMYTAAVNLAGYDGVFYYFGEGQVCNFDGTTLVQGHRNPWEIVTAEVFPKMADQARTDWGLENNIFNVGTRGYVAHPGGVKDCPYTWVKDFAAGKYHLPWEDKIKIKDGSIYGYPTTGGRFGL from the coding sequence ATGGGAAGCATCGGAAGCATGAACAAGCCGAGTGAAGGCATGCTGATGGGACTCGTCCAGTACCCTGTGCCCATCGTCAACTCCCGTCGCGACATCGAAGCCAGCGTCGATCGCATCTGCGCCGCCACCGCCGCCACCAAGGCTGGCTACCCCGGCATGGATCTCATCGTATGGCCCGAATACAGCACGCAGGGCCTGAACACCAAGAAGTGGGTCACCGAAGAGTTCCTGATGGATGTCGAGGAGCCCCTCTTCCAGCGTTACGCCCAGACCTGCAAGGAAAATGACGTCTGGGGCGTGTTCTCGATCATGGAACGCAACCCCAACAAGAACCAGATGCCCTACAACACTGCGGTCATCTTCAACAACAAGGGCGAGCTCGCCCTGAAGTACCGCAAGCTGAACCCGTGGGTGCCCATCGAGCCCTGGATGCCCGGCGATCTGGGCCAGCCCGTGTGCGACGGCCCCGGCGGCAGCAAGCTTTCCCTGTGCATCTGCCATGACGGCATGTTCCCCGAGCAGGCGCGTGAAGCCGCCTACAAGGGCTGCAACGTCTACATCCGCATCTCCGGCTACAGCACGCAGGTCAACGAGCAGTGGATACTGACCAACCGCTCGAACGCGTGGCACAACCTCATGTACACCGCAGCCGTCAACCTCGCCGGCTACGATGGCGTGTTCTACTACTTTGGTGAAGGTCAGGTCTGCAACTTCGACGGGACGACGCTCGTACAGGGCCATCGCAACCCGTGGGAGATCGTCACCGCCGAAGTGTTCCCCAAGATGGCCGACCAGGCTCGCACCGACTGGGGTCTGGAAAACAACATCTTCAACGTGGGCACCCGCGGCTACGTCGCTCATCCCGGTGGCGTCAAGGATTGCCCCTACACCTGGGTCAAGGACTTCGCCGCCGGCAAGTACCACCTGCCCTGGGAAGACAAGATCAAGATCAAGGACGGCTCCATATACGGTTACCCCACCACCGGCGGCCGCTTCGGACTGTAG
- a CDS encoding urea transporter, giving the protein MFGEQLLKNPLIEFCDSVCRGCGQVMFQNNTVTGLLFFAGIFYNSTTLGVCAVLGTAASTLTAQLLGVDKPLVRAGLFGFNGTLAGIALPFFFNYEPAMLGYVALNGAFTTIIMASLLNFLGKWGVPALTAPFVLATWLLMFGVYKLSLFHPGALIAPALPSVAGLADMGTVTGRTFMEGLFKGVGEVMFQDNIVTGVIFVVAILVNSRISALFAVIGSLVGLCTALIMHSPETPVRLGLYGFNSVLCGIAMGGIFFYLNIRTFLYALGCMVLGAIATGAFSVLLSPIGMPALTWPFIVVTWLFLFAGSMFRNIAQVPTEKAGTPEDNLRSLAIGSR; this is encoded by the coding sequence ATGTTTGGAGAACAGTTGCTTAAGAATCCGCTCATCGAGTTCTGCGACTCGGTATGCCGGGGCTGCGGTCAGGTCATGTTCCAGAACAACACCGTAACGGGCCTGCTCTTCTTCGCAGGTATATTCTACAACTCTACCACTCTCGGCGTCTGCGCCGTACTGGGGACAGCCGCTTCGACACTCACGGCACAGTTGCTTGGCGTGGACAAGCCGCTTGTACGTGCCGGACTTTTCGGCTTCAACGGAACACTCGCTGGCATCGCCCTGCCATTCTTCTTCAACTATGAACCGGCCATGCTCGGCTATGTGGCCCTCAATGGTGCCTTCACGACGATCATCATGGCTTCCTTGCTCAATTTTCTCGGCAAATGGGGCGTACCGGCCCTGACGGCCCCCTTCGTGCTTGCCACATGGTTGCTGATGTTCGGCGTATACAAGCTTTCGCTGTTCCACCCCGGTGCGCTCATTGCTCCAGCACTGCCCTCCGTTGCAGGACTGGCAGACATGGGCACCGTGACAGGACGCACGTTCATGGAAGGCCTGTTCAAGGGCGTGGGCGAGGTCATGTTCCAGGATAACATCGTGACCGGCGTGATCTTTGTCGTGGCGATTCTGGTCAACTCGCGCATATCTGCCCTGTTCGCCGTCATAGGTTCACTGGTGGGCCTCTGCACCGCGCTCATCATGCACTCGCCCGAAACGCCGGTACGGCTCGGTCTGTACGGTTTCAACTCGGTACTGTGCGGCATCGCCATGGGCGGCATCTTCTTCTACCTCAACATCCGCACGTTTCTGTACGCCCTCGGTTGCATGGTTCTGGGAGCCATAGCCACCGGCGCGTTCTCCGTGCTTCTCTCGCCCATCGGCATGCCTGCCCTCACCTGGCCCTTCATCGTCGTCACATGGCTGTTCCTCTTCGCCGGGAGCATGTTCCGCAACATCGCGCAGGTACCCACCGAAAAGGCCGGAACTCCGGAAGACAACCTGCGCAGCCTCGCGATCGGGTCTCGCTGA
- a CDS encoding L-lactate MFS transporter: MDKVKNRWLIAASAVGVHISIGSVYAYSVMTLPLNQLHGWQKSNITLAFSLAILFLGFSAAFLGRSVEKMGPRNSGRLAGILYTAGIMGAGIAVKLGSLPLFLLSYGVIGGIGLGVGYITPVSTLVKWFPDRRGLATGMAIMGFGFAAMIFGPIMAKLFQIMEIWQVYFVLGAIYFCLIYGSSLYLAPPPEGWVPPGYAAQGQQSAGRTLKRDLGQYTVAEAIRTKRFYFMWLMLFINITCGIALISVASPMAQEVIGLSPMQAATMVGLMGLFNGGGRIGWASLSDYLGRGRTYMAFFLIQICAFMALTTTTSHLGFQCLIFIILTCYGGGFSTLPAFLGDMFGTKQLGTIHGYELTAWGIAGMVGPSIVTRVLEATGSYTMTLYIFTGFLTFAFIVSCLLCMDLRQIRRRMFLEQQAAGETS; this comes from the coding sequence ATGGATAAAGTGAAGAACCGCTGGCTCATAGCCGCATCGGCAGTGGGCGTGCACATCTCCATCGGTTCCGTCTACGCCTACAGTGTCATGACGCTGCCGCTCAACCAGTTACATGGTTGGCAGAAGAGCAACATCACGTTGGCGTTCAGTCTCGCCATCCTCTTTCTGGGATTCTCAGCCGCATTCCTCGGCCGTTCGGTCGAGAAGATGGGGCCGCGCAATTCAGGCCGCCTTGCGGGCATATTGTACACGGCGGGCATCATGGGGGCCGGCATCGCCGTCAAGCTGGGATCACTGCCCCTGTTCCTCTTGAGCTACGGTGTGATCGGGGGCATCGGCCTGGGGGTCGGCTATATCACGCCTGTCTCCACGCTCGTGAAATGGTTCCCCGACCGTCGAGGGCTGGCAACGGGCATGGCCATCATGGGATTCGGCTTCGCGGCGATGATCTTCGGGCCCATCATGGCGAAACTCTTCCAGATCATGGAGATCTGGCAGGTGTACTTCGTTCTCGGGGCCATCTACTTCTGCCTCATCTACGGGTCATCCCTGTATCTGGCGCCGCCTCCCGAGGGCTGGGTCCCTCCCGGATATGCCGCACAGGGACAGCAATCCGCTGGCAGGACCCTCAAGAGGGACCTTGGTCAGTACACGGTTGCCGAGGCCATCCGCACCAAGCGTTTCTACTTCATGTGGCTCATGCTGTTCATCAACATCACTTGCGGCATCGCTCTCATCTCCGTCGCGTCTCCCATGGCGCAGGAAGTCATCGGACTCTCACCGATGCAGGCAGCCACGATGGTCGGACTCATGGGGCTCTTCAACGGCGGGGGGAGAATCGGCTGGGCCAGCCTCTCCGACTACCTCGGTCGCGGGCGCACATACATGGCCTTCTTCCTCATCCAGATATGCGCGTTCATGGCGTTGACGACGACCACCAGTCATCTGGGGTTCCAGTGCCTCATCTTCATCATCCTGACCTGTTACGGCGGGGGGTTCTCCACTCTTCCAGCCTTCCTCGGTGACATGTTCGGAACCAAGCAACTCGGCACCATCCACGGCTACGAGCTGACCGCATGGGGCATCGCAGGCATGGTCGGGCCGTCTATCGTCACGCGCGTGCTGGAAGCGACGGGCAGCTATACGATGACTCTCTACATCTTCACCGGCTTCCTCACCTTCGCGTTCATCGTCTCCTGCCTCCTCTGCATGGACCTGCGCCAGATAAGGCGGCGCATGTTCCTCGAGCAACAGGCAGCCGGCGAGACATCCTGA
- a CDS encoding FmdB family zinc ribbon protein, whose translation MPIYEYICDQCSDWFEVIGGKDDAQAVCPFCKSVQTTRIISITYYRNADHWERNMLGGLAKAKEKDKLKAEMKTSV comes from the coding sequence ATGCCGATCTATGAATACATATGCGACCAATGTTCCGATTGGTTCGAAGTCATTGGAGGAAAGGATGATGCACAGGCTGTCTGTCCATTCTGCAAAAGTGTCCAGACAACGCGCATCATATCCATCACCTATTATCGCAACGCCGACCACTGGGAACGGAACATGCTCGGTGGACTGGCAAAGGCGAAAGAAAAAGACAAACTCAAGGCTGAAATGAAGACTTCAGTCTGA
- a CDS encoding NAD(P)/FAD-dependent oxidoreductase, whose translation MDKARVVVVGAGFAGLWVVRRLASEKDVEVMLLDRHNYHTFLPLLYQVAAAELEPEQIAYPLRGICRRHSNVRLAVTEVRGIDTARKLVRADGLDIPYDYLVVAAGSRTAYFGVPGAEEHSFSLKTLEEAVCLRNQIISCFEQAALESDPERRRAMLTFTVVGGGPTGVEYAGALAELVRAPLRKDFPELDMNEVRVVLLEAAPGVLGGFPERLRGYAKKRLGAMGVDVRLDASVAEVTAAGVLFASGEHLPTHTVVWTAGVRGEVVAEHMGLPLGRGGRVAVLSTLQVEGLPEVFVVGDMSLPEGQNPPMNAPNATQQGRLAAENILAMLQRRDPVPFRYRDKGAMATIGRQAAVVRMGNFAFSGFLAWLLWLFVHLAYLIGFRNRLIVLINWAWDYLFYERAVRLILPRRGCGTIDSRKREAAQGAGDADRPGATCS comes from the coding sequence ATGGACAAAGCGCGTGTTGTGGTGGTCGGGGCCGGTTTCGCCGGGTTGTGGGTGGTGCGTCGTCTCGCGTCGGAGAAGGATGTGGAGGTGATGTTGCTGGACAGGCACAACTACCACACCTTTCTCCCGCTGCTGTATCAGGTGGCGGCGGCGGAACTTGAGCCGGAACAGATAGCCTATCCCCTGCGGGGCATATGCCGCAGGCATTCCAACGTGCGGCTTGCCGTGACGGAGGTGCGGGGCATCGACACCGCCCGCAAGCTGGTTCGCGCCGACGGTCTGGATATTCCCTATGACTATCTGGTTGTCGCGGCGGGTAGCCGCACCGCCTATTTCGGGGTGCCGGGCGCAGAGGAGCATTCCTTCAGCCTTAAGACGCTGGAGGAGGCTGTCTGCCTTCGCAATCAGATCATCAGTTGCTTCGAGCAGGCCGCGCTGGAGTCCGACCCTGAACGGCGACGGGCGATGCTGACCTTCACCGTCGTGGGCGGCGGTCCCACCGGGGTAGAGTACGCCGGGGCGCTGGCTGAACTTGTGCGCGCCCCGCTGCGCAAGGATTTTCCCGAACTGGACATGAACGAGGTACGTGTGGTGCTGCTTGAGGCCGCACCGGGGGTTCTGGGGGGATTTCCCGAACGGTTGAGAGGTTATGCGAAGAAGCGGCTGGGGGCGATGGGCGTCGACGTGCGCCTTGATGCCAGTGTCGCCGAGGTGACGGCAGCGGGCGTGCTGTTCGCCAGCGGCGAGCATCTGCCCACACATACGGTCGTCTGGACAGCGGGCGTGCGCGGCGAAGTCGTGGCAGAGCACATGGGGCTGCCACTGGGGCGTGGCGGACGGGTCGCGGTGTTGTCTACGCTTCAGGTCGAAGGGCTGCCGGAGGTGTTCGTGGTGGGCGACATGTCGTTGCCGGAAGGACAGAACCCGCCCATGAACGCCCCCAACGCCACGCAGCAGGGGCGTCTTGCCGCCGAGAACATCCTCGCCATGCTTCAGCGGCGCGACCCTGTCCCGTTCCGCTACCGCGACAAGGGGGCCATGGCTACCATCGGGCGTCAGGCGGCTGTGGTGCGGATGGGGAACTTCGCCTTTTCAGGATTTCTGGCGTGGCTGCTGTGGCTTTTCGTGCACCTTGCGTACCTGATAGGTTTTCGCAACCGGCTCATCGTGCTCATCAACTGGGCATGGGACTACCTGTTCTACGAACGGGCTGTGCGGCTCATCCTGCCACGGCGCGGCTGCGGGACGATAGACAGCCGCAAGCGGGAGGCGGCGCAGGGGGCGGGTGACGCCGACAGGCCGGGGGCGACCTGTTCATAG